Below is a window of Drosophila miranda strain MSH22 chromosome 3, D.miranda_PacBio2.1, whole genome shotgun sequence DNA.
AGCTCTCTATGTGTTTCTCGGCCTGACGAGTCTCTATCTGTTTGTGCTGTCCTGCATCTGGGACTATCGCGTAGTGGTGGCCCGGGAACATGTCCGCTTCCGCCAGGAGATGCCCACCATGGACAGCTGGGTGAACTCTCCGTTTGGTAAGCTCAAGAGCTACCTGTTCAACGTGACGAACGCCGCCGAGTTTGAGAGCGGGCGCGACAAGCGGCTGAAAGTGGACCAGATCGGACCGATCACCTACAAAATAGTGGGCTACAACGACATCCTCAGTCGCACAGAAAACAATGTGACGTACCGAAAGAATCGCTACCGCCATGTGGAGTtcctgccggaggagagcgtTGCTCCCGATGTCCTCAACTGGACCATCACCTCGCCCAACAACGTGTTACTGGGCGCGGCGGCCAAGTTCAAGCACGTGGCACCGTTCTCGGTCCTTGGCTTCGATGCCATCACTAGGTTCGAGGACTTGTTCATCACGGGCTCCGTCTACTACTTCCTCTGGGAGTTCACACGACCCTCCCTGCAGCTGGTATCCAACCTACTGCCCTTCGCCCTGTCCTCCAACTGCGGACCGCTGCACAATGTAAGCGGTTCGATTCCATCACATCTGGCCATATTCTTATACGCTTCCACCCGTAGGCTCTCAAGGATAAGGAAGAGGTCTACACGGTGAACATTGGCCCGGAGCAAGGCATTGACAACTTCTTTCGCATCGAGACCCTCAACGGCCAGCAGGTCATCAAAGAGCAGCTGCCGCGCAGCGAAGAGTGGTCCAATGACGCCTGCCCCTACAACGTGAGCGGCGCTCACGACAACTCGCTTTTCCCGCCCTTCCTGCAGCCAGAAACACCGCTGAACGTCGTGGCCATCGAGTCCTGCCGCGTCCTGCCCCTCATCTACCAGCGCCCAGAGCGCTACGCCGGCCTCGACACCTACCGATACCTGCTGCTGCAGCCCGGCCAGGAGCCCCCAAAGTGCATGGACACTACCTACGGCATCAAATTGCACAAAGGGATGTTTGACGTCTCCAAGTGTGTGATAAGTAAGTCGATCGGGGGATTCCCTCACAAAATTTTTGAATTATTTCTAACGTTTTTGCATCGGTTGCAGATGATGCCCCATCGGCGTTCTCGGCGCCACACTTCTATGGCAGCAGCTACAACTGGAGCGAGCACTACGAAGGCTACAATCCGAATGCCGAGGAGCACGAGCCGTTCATCCTGATGGAGCCCACGACAGGCATACCTGTCAACGAGAAGTACCGCTTCCAGTCAAACATACCCATGCCGAATCTCTCTTCCTACAGCAGGAGACTGAAGAGCTTCAGCAACATGCTGCTGCCCACCTTCTGGTATGAGTTTGTAAGTGGAAACAGCCGCCAACCCCCATGGAAATTTCCCTCCCACTGATACCCCATTGAACGTTTTCCAGGAAATGGGTGAGCTGCCCGACTTCGTGCTCAGGCTGATGTGGATCAATGTGAAGGTGCTGCCCCACGTGCAGGCGCCCTGCatggctctgctgctgctgctcggccTGTGGAGCGCCCTCAAAGTGATCCGTGTGGCCTGGGGCGATCTCGGTTACGTGGATCTCTATCGCAAGATCTGCGGCCGCGGCACCACAAACGCCTGCCTTGAAACGGTGTTTCCGACAACCGATCGCCACCTTACGCAATGCGGCCAAGTTTCTGATGAGGCTGTCAAATAGTCTCTGATTTAGGTTGTGATTGAGCTCAGTTCcaagcccaggcccaggcccaggcccagggcCAGATCCGAGAGCTGGACTAGTGTACATATACTATACATGCATACAAATACTCGTAGTTTTAGGCTAGAGGTGCGGTCTGCCGCTGCACTtatcagtttttttttgttttttttcttttatataATATACTATTAAGTTGAAAATTGAATTCTCGCCTCATTTCACCTTATCTGTCAGAGGAGAGCCAGAGCTCTGCCCAAGCCCGGCCTAAGCTAGTCCCAGACATTGGTCTCATCTAATCCCCACTGAtcctcctccccctcctcctACCATTCCTCTGTCGCCACCTTTGCCGTGTTGACTGTTTGAGGTCGCGGCTTTCGTTTGATTCGCCTCGCTTTTTGTGTGGTGGCAGGCAGCAGCTCGGAATGACAATGAAAACTTGGGCACGTACCAAGTGGAAGATTTATTTTGCGCTTTATTCAATCTGTACATTTAACTTTTCGTTGTCATTATTTCTTCAGCTTCTTCTTGCTCTGTGTACCTTGTGGTTTTGTATACCCTTGAGGAGGGTCGAAACGTTTTGGCCAGGAGCTTGCAACGCTCCTAGAAAGAAATGCTTCCGCGTCTATTCAGGCATCTAAATAattgtatttattattttgAAAACTTGCTATTGGGTTTTCTGAAAACTAACTAAAGTGttaaatacaattaaaattaCAAAAGTTTAAATATTTAAGATTATACAACCAAATTGTATGatctgagagttttcttcatCATCTTTCGACATAATCCTGTAGAATATTTTAGACTCCCTATAGGAAGGGAGTTCAATGCTTCGATCCGTTGGAGGATAGCCTTCTTTTCTTGTTTACCTGTATTGTACTTGATTTTGTTCATCTTTCCTGAACCTGAACTTTTGAACATGCCCCTGTCATGCccatgtctctctctctggctgaTGCCCCGATGCGGTTTCAAGGTAAGCAACCCTTTGTCTCTTTTTCTCTCGCGTCAACGAAATGTCGTGTGTTGACcgtttttttcctttcccgATTACTCTCGATTTGCATAAATCGATATATATGTGACGACTGCCGCTTGGGGCAAAGGATGCCCCAATTTAAATGTTAATCGCCGCCAAACAAGCCGAAAGTTGTTTGTATAATTGGCTCGGATGTTATATCACAGTGGAGAGTCGGGTCAACGCCGGTCGAGGTGATTTATTAACCTTTTCGCAGCCTGTCTTGGTAATCCATTGagccagccagcagccagatCGTCTTCATATGCTTGATAATTGCGCTTTTTCTAGAATCGCCTGCGTCATTGGCAGTGCCATAGTGCCATAAAAGCTGCGAAAGTACATAATTATACGAATATAAAGTGTATTTTTACTTTTTTATAGTTAATTAATGTTGCCCCCAAAGCGGCTAGAATTATCAGTCTGAGCTCGAGTCCCGAATCCATTAGCAGACGTCCTCTTGTCCCCTGTACAGCTGACCGACCGTTGGAGCTAAATATTATCTGCCAAAAAGGCGGAAAAACCCCCTAGTCATGGCTAAGACGGCaacaaatacatacatatgtatgtatgtacccAAGGCAGTGGGGTAAATCCCGATTTATTAGACCAGTTGGAATGAATCGGCGCTAAAGCTTTCGCAATATGGTCGGGTCTAGACTTGTGCGTGCGATCCATGAGCCGAAAGATAATTAAAAGGGAAATGGAAATGCATAAAAGTGATTAcaacacaaaaacaacaataacaataacaacaacagcaccagcaccagaaACAACTAAATGCGATCGTTAAACCAAGTCAGAGTCAGAGACCAAACCAGCTAAAGCCAGATCAGTGAGTGTCTCAGATCTCCGCTCTCCATGCTCGGCTCTGTCCAAGTCCAACTCCAGCTCGGAACTCGGTCCGGACTGGCAAAATCAACATTTAAATTTCAATTTCCACGCAAGTCAATGTTTTTCCTACGAATTTCGTACGTGAGAGCCgccaaaaaagaaaacaaaaacaagagtAACGATCAAATAAACACAAAACCAGAGATCTGGGCAGAGGCATGAGGAGTGGACAGATAAATCTGTGATAAACTCGCATTTCCATTCCACCCTATGAACTGGTGGACTGAACAGACAGACCGTTTGACTGCTTGCCGAAAAATTCAGCTGAAAAAACCTTAAGTCAATCGTTGAAAATCCGGTTCCACATGCGAAAGCTCCAAGCGAGCGGGGCTGGCTGCTGGGAATTGCGCTCAGTGTATGAGCCGTTAAAGCTCCTTAGTATAAAAGTCAGCTAAACAGGCTAACAGCTCGCAATCAAAGCTGCACCGTTGTACGCACCACAACGCAACCCATCTCCGCCCAACCCCAACGATCAGACAAAAACGAAGTGAGTGACAACCGTGTTTAGTAGTGCACCACCAGTCGTAAAGTTGagtgccaaaaaaaaaaaaatagagaCGAGGAAaccaattccaattccaattccaattcaGGCTTAGAGCATGATAGTACGTCCGACCTGTCGTGCACAATTATTGAGTAAATTTTGACAAACCACCGGCGGCCGTACTGCGCCCGTTAAACAACAGTTTGTGGTGACATGGCTGCACTGATTTGCATAGTCAGAAGAGCAGAGTAGAGAAAGATGTAGTGGATAGAAGGGAATAGAAGCGGAGAGGACAGAGGGAAACCAACAAGCAGCGACGTGGTCTTCGCCGATTGAGAAATTGTGAAATCTTCTGTGTAAAATATCGAAATTAAAATGAACACCAATTAGTATGCATACGCGATATATATGCCAAGGGCCATTAATAATGCATGACAAAGTGGGCTCCGCTCCGCCATCGGGGGGCTCATCGCGATCACCTCAGATGATTCTTTCTACATTCAGACAAACATAAACCGATTTCGGAGACTTGGCGGCGACGCCTTCTATATTCAATAGATTTGCATGTTCAAAGCGTTTCCAGATAAGCAGCCTCTGGCCAATGCGGCCATTCCAAGAAATCATTCCGAATTATTTGCACTCTAAACAATTGCCTCTATAAGCATCAGACAAACAATGGCACCAGGGGGTCTaatttttatttgctttgCCATTACCCGAATTTGGGGACTAACCCAAACACCTCCCTCCTCCTTTTACAGCACTCGTCAAGATGAAAGCTTCGCTGGCCATTGTGTTGTGCGTGCTCGCCGGACTGGCGGCCGCCGCTCCGGACCAGTACACCAGCAAGTTCGACAATGTTAATGTGGATGATGTGCTCGGCAATCAGCGCGTGCTGAACAACTACCTCAAGTGTCTGATGGATAAGGGGCCATGCACGGCCGAAGGCCGTGAGCTGAAGCGCCTGCTGCCTGACGCCCTGCAGTCCGACTGCTCCAAATGCACCGCCGCTCAGCGTCGCAACTCCGAAAAGGTGATCAACATCTTGCGCTCCAAATATCCAGGCGAatggaagcagctgctcgacaAGTACGACTCGAAGGGAATCTATAGGTCCAAGTACGAGGCGGCGGCGAAGAAGCAGCACTAAGCGGGGGTCGCACTCCGCGGTCTACAACTCATTTCACATGAACTTAATTTAAAATCAGAAGCTCCACAATTAAAAATGTAATTTTGTATACCTAAATGCGGCAAAACAAAACTTTTATTCCAACGCGGAAGCTGGATGCGGATGCGCTAACGAATATCAACTAGTGCTTAACGAACAAAACAGGCTGCACTGCGGCTGGGGCTTTTGTTATTTCGTTTCGTTGATCAGATCAATCGCCCTAAAATGATTTGCCACATTGATTGTCCAGTCTGAGTGTTGGCCGGCAGTGAATTCCTTGATGAAGCGGTAGTTGCAAATAAAGACCTTATCCTGGTACTCCGGCAGAATTCTGTAATGAAAAGGATGACTCATCAGTTAAAGGGTTCTGTGAGATGGATGGCCGGCACCACAAACCCCATGTTCCATGGTATCTCCTCGCCGCGCTCTCTCATCTCGGACAGTCCTCGCATCACATGAAATACCATTGTGATCTCAACCCAGCGCTTCAGCAACTTGTCGTTGGCCTCTTCGAAAATGATGCCCACCTGGTAGGGGAACGAAAGGTAGATGTCACTCTCCTTGATCTCCAGCTGACGGCGTTGCGACATCGACAGTTTCTGTATCACGGGCTTCAGCTCCGCAATAGCATCGACAGAAACCAAGCTGTCCAAAGCCTCCAGTTCGCCGGCCATTAGTTTAAAGGATACCACCTAAAGAGACTGGAGTTAGGCCCCCTGCGTTAAATAGCCCCATGTCAATCGAACCTGCAGTGCCTGCTTGGCGCCAAAAATGAAATCCTTGAGCTGGAACTCGCTGTCGAAGTAGGGCCGGATGATGAACTGGATTGTAATCCAGTTCTTGATCGTGTTCAACACCGACGGCCACACAACCTCCGGGAAGTCCATGAGGCGCGGCAAATGATTACGGTCGGACCTCGTCTCCTGCtcttttttgttttcctcCTGCGGCACTGATGCGAATGATATTCTATTTGCGACTGCGATGGGACTATGATGAAGGCGCAGCAGGGGCGTCCGGGCCATGCCCAGGCAACGTCTGAGTGTGTGCTGCATTGTTAATTTTCTCAGATGCAGGCAAATTTTTCGTCGCTTTGtaaattttgttgttgcggAGAATATGGGCAGTGTTGGGTAGCGAGCAGTTGCCATCAGTACTGTAAAACGAGTCAGAGTAAATTTTaaatctatttattttttggaaaatacaaatttttgaACGTCCTTCCGTGCGATAGTATTGAGCTTTTTCTTTCGGGAAGATTTGCAAAATCTCGCGCTCTATAATATTTATCGCCAGTTGCCAGATTTCGATATCCATAGACTCTTTTTGTCATCATTTTGCCGGTCATGGCATATGACATTAGACTAACGGACTACTACAAAAACAGAGACAGCCTGCCTGTCTCCCTATTTATTTTCTCCATTgttgtacaacaacaacaaattttTGTAAAACAATTGACAACAAcaacttttgttgttttcgcCGTTATTTGTAGCTTTCTTGATCTAATTCATTCAatatcaaggaccaaggagCAAGGGTATTTTCTCCAAAAATATATATCTTTCTCCCTTATTTGTGGCCAGATCGCCACGTGCGATTGCTTCCTGTGTTCCGAATAGCATCCTTAATCAAGTGCAGTCCTTATCAAGAACCAAGGATCTGATCTGCGTGATCAGAAAATGGTCCTTGATGCTTCGCTTAGGACTCCAACACATCCGATCTGGGCGTGCGATGGCTTCCTGTATTCGAaaaaatgtccctgatttGATGGATCTGCCTATTTCAGGCACGACGAGCAAGGACAGCATGACGTATATTTTTACCAGGGCTCTTTCAAACCGTACTTCCGTGCATCCATTCCAATGGATTGCATTTAAATCCTTGTCGCTCATTTATTTTCTaacaatttctatttggcgcTCAAGTTTTGTGGGATTTCCTCTCTATTATGTGATGGGATATCCTCTCTTTGTGGGGTGATTTTTCATCGCCACAATGTCCTTTTCAGCTCAATGTCATATGCTGCTGGCAACATTTATCTAAGGATCCAATATATGAAAAAACTAGTCAGTCTCTGTTTTAAAGCTATTTTAACGACATTTTCAGCTAATTGTCTTcttacagagaccaagaataggtatcgggatcgagatatatatacaagACAGTAATCATATTCATGAGATAAGGTCAACAGCTTGGAAAACGAAACTAATCGTATAAATCTAAGCAAGGTCATTATTAATTAGGTTTTAAAGCAGCTGTTCGGCTATATACTTCTTATTCTTCCTCTTTCTTGGCCGAAAATAACGCATGGCGTTTTATTACGTTgttttgttgaacttttttACTTAAACCTTTTCTTAGACaagatccaataaaagcaagtattttaAATAAGCCAGTCAAATAGGAAAtagattcattaatcggatacaattatgtgggcatgacTGAGAGCTCTATCTAGCTAGTagtattcgacggaatatcaaaatcgaggaatatgatgGAACTTTAAAAATTCGTAAGCATAtcacggtatattttgaaaatgaggcggtatattttggtatatttctgagggtcagacggtatattttttcgATGATTCCGCTGTCACCCTGCTGCCTA
It encodes the following:
- the LOC108160403 gene encoding m-AAA protease-interacting protein 1, mitochondrial — protein: MQHTLRRCLGMARTPLLRLHHSPIAVANRISFASVPQEENKKEQETRSDRNHLPRLMDFPEVVWPSVLNTIKNWITIQFIIRPYFDSEFQLKDFIFGAKQALQVVSFKLMAGELEALDSLVSVDAIAELKPVIQKLSMSQRRQLEIKESDIYLSFPYQVGIIFEEANDKLLKRWVEITMVFHVMRGLSEMRERGEEIPWNMGILPEYQDKVFICNYRFIKEFTAGQHSDWTINVANHFRAIDLINETK
- the LOC108160404 gene encoding ejaculatory bulb-specific protein 3, which encodes MKASLAIVLCVLAGLAAAAPDQYTSKFDNVNVDDVLGNQRVLNNYLKCLMDKGPCTAEGRELKRLLPDALQSDCSKCTAAQRRNSEKVINILRSKYPGEWKQLLDKYDSKGIYRSKYEAAAKKQH
- the LOC108160405 gene encoding scavenger receptor class B member 1, translating into MKPGQKLRVALYVFLGLTSLYLFVLSCIWDYRVVVAREHVRFRQEMPTMDSWVNSPFGKLKSYLFNVTNAAEFESGRDKRLKVDQIGPITYKIVGYNDILSRTENNVTYRKNRYRHVEFLPEESVAPDVLNWTITSPNNVLLGAAAKFKHVAPFSVLGFDAITRFEDLFITGSVYYFLWEFTRPSLQLVSNLLPFALSSNCGPLHNALKDKEEVYTVNIGPEQGIDNFFRIETLNGQQVIKEQLPRSEEWSNDACPYNVSGAHDNSLFPPFLQPETPLNVVAIESCRVLPLIYQRPERYAGLDTYRYLLLQPGQEPPKCMDTTYGIKLHKGMFDVSKCVINDAPSAFSAPHFYGSSYNWSEHYEGYNPNAEEHEPFILMEPTTGIPVNEKYRFQSNIPMPNLSSYSRRLKSFSNMLLPTFWYEFEMGELPDFVLRLMWINVKVLPHVQAPCMALLLLLGLWSALKVIRVAWGDLGYVDLYRKICGRGTTNACLETVFPTTDRHLTQCGQVSDEAVK